Proteins co-encoded in one Gossypium arboreum isolate Shixiya-1 chromosome 11, ASM2569848v2, whole genome shotgun sequence genomic window:
- the LOC108471649 gene encoding cation/H(+) antiporter 15-like, whose translation MAMATTRAEDLIVYYSPKMVTAKGIWKGDNPLDYSIPLFILQMTIVVATTRIMVFVLKPLRQPRVVSEILGGVILGPSVLGRVQGFASTIFPSRSVMVLETMANVGLVYFLFLVGVEMDLTVLRKTGKRALAVAIGGMILPFVVGICFTIVLHDRKPKSLNTATYILLLGVTLSVTAFPVLARILFELKLINSEIGKLAMSSALLNVMCTWILLAFAIATADNDAKSFASLWVLLASVGFVVVCIVFVRPAITWMVGTTSEGELLSEFTICVILTGAMISGFITDAIGTHAVFGAFVFGLVIPNGALGVVLLEKLEDFVYGLLLPLFFAISGLKANFASIDSARTLGVLAFITFLSCAGKIAGTMLITMFLRVPYNDGFILGVLMNAKGLVELIVLNIGKDRKVLDDESFSVMVIVAVVMTAIISPIVATMYKPTRSSVSYERRTLQRALHDGELRLLVCIHTHRNVPAIINLLEASNPTAKSPLCIYVLHLVELTGHASGMLIVHNARKSKYVPTAKNRTQAQSDNIINAFESFEQHSSFVSIHPRTAISPYNSIHEDICSVAEDKRVALVIIPFHKQQTVDGGMEGTSPAFGSVNQNLLAKAPCSVGILVDRGLSGSARVAANEVSRQVCVLFFGGPDDREALAYGWRMCENPGISLTVLRFVPGANATLSTMLPTDDPDNPNVLTVEATNSWENGLDDEYINDFRSKNDDDESIVYTENVVNSSEETVAAIRKLDNYHDLLIVGRGHGVMSPLTTGLTDWSERPELGAIGDILAESDFSSTVSVLVIQQYIGSSQHELTGSPHSTSQSDDELIHRRTWSPKKTDYI comes from the exons atggCAATGGCGACGACTAGAGCAGAAGATTTGATAGTTTACTATTCACCGAAAATGGTAACTGCAAAGGGCATATGGAAAGGTGACAACCCTTTGGATTATTCCATTCCTCTCTTCATCTTGCAGATGACAATCGTCGTTGCCACCACTCGCATCATGGTGTTCGTCCTCAAACCCCTGCGCCAACCTCGAGTCGTTTCCGAGATTCTC GGCGGAGTAATATTAGGTCCATCGGTGCTAGGAAGGGTTCAAGGATTTGCCAGCACAATTTTTCCCTCAAGGAGTGTGATGGTGCTTGAAACAATGGCAAACGTTGGTCTGGTTTACTTCCTCTTCCTCGTTGGTGTTGAAATGGACCTAACGGTGCTTCGTAAGACAGGAAAAAGGGCATTGGCAGTTGCTATTGGCGGCATGATATTGCCCTTTGTAGTTGGCATCTGTTTCACTATTGTTCTCCATGACAGAAAACCAAAATCTTTAAACACAGCCACCTACATCCTCTTGCTTGGTGTCACACTCTCGGTCACCGCGTTTCCAGTGCTAGCTCGAATCCTCTTCGAACTGAAACTGATTAACTCAGAAATCGGCAAATTGGCAATGTCTTCGGCTCTTCTTAACGTCATGTGCACTTGGATTCTTTTAGCATTTGCCATTGCAACTGCGGATAATGATGCAAAGTCCTTTGCTTCGCTTTGGGTGCTTCTTGCCAGTGTAGGTTTCGTTGTGGTTTGCATTGTTTTTGTTAGGCCAGCAATTACATGGATGGTTGGAACAACCTCAGAAGGGGAACTCTTGAGCGAATTTACTATATGCGTCATTCTAACGGGGGCTATGATCTCAGGTTTCATTACGGATGCCATTGGGACACATGCTGTTTTTGGAGCTTTTGTGTTTGGTCTCGTAATTCCCAATGGAGCCCTTGGAGTAGTTTTATTAGAAAAGCTTGAGGACTTTGTTTACGGACTTTTACTCCCTCTCTTCTTTGCTATCAGCGGGCTGAAGGCCAATTTTGCTTCTATCGATAGCGCTCGAACATTGGGCGTCTTAGCATTCATTACCTTCCTCTCTTGCGCCGGCAAGATAGCCGGAACTATGCTTATAACAATGTTTCTCCGGGTGCCATATAATGATGGATTTATACTTGGAGTACTCATGAATGCCAAAGGCCTCGTTGAATTGATTGTTCTTAACATTGGCAAAGATCGGAAG GTCTTAGATGATGAATCATTTTCAGTCATGGTGATTGTAGCGGTGGTTATGACTGCCATCATATCACCCATTGTGGCAACCATGTACAAGCCAACAAGGAGTTCCGTGTCATACGAACGTCGAACACTTCAACGAGCACTGCATGATGGAGAGCTGCGACTGCTTGTATGCATCCACACCCATCGCAATGTCCCCGCAATAATCAACCTACTTGAAGCCTCAAACCCCACCGCCAAATCTCCATTATGTATCTACGTGCTCCATCTCGTTGAACTCACTGGTCATGCATCAGGGATGCTCATCGTCCATAACGCCCGCAAGTCCAAATACGTTCCCACAGCGAAGAACCGAACTCAAGCTCAATCGGACAACATAATCAATGCTTTCGAAAGCTTTGAGCAACATTCGAGCTTTGTCTCCATTCACCCACGCACCGCCATTTCCCCTTACAACTCCATTCACGAAGATATATGTAGCGTGGCCGAGGACAAACGTGTAGCCCTCGTAATCATCCCTTTCCATAAACAACAAACGGTGGATGGAGGGATGGAAGGGACGAGCCCAGCGTTCGGATCAGTTAACCAGAATTTACTAGCCAAGGCGCCTTGCTCGGTGGGCATTTTAGTCGACCGGGGCCTAAGTGGGTCAGCTCGGGTTGCTGCAAACGAAGTGTCTCGCCAAGTTTGTGTCCTGTTTTTCGGTGGTCCAGACGATAGAGAAGCTCTTGCTTATGGGTGGAGAATGTGTGAAAATCCAGGGATTTCTCTCACTGTGCTACGATTCGTTCCAGGTGCCAATGCAACACTCTCAACGATGCTGCCTACTGATGACCCAGACAACCCGAATGTGTTAACAGTGGAAGCAACCAACAGCTGGGAAAATGGGCTTGATGATGAATACATAAACGATTTCAGAAGCAAGAATGATGATGATGAATCTATCGTATACACTGAGAATGTGGTAAACAGTAGCGAGGAGACTGTTGCAGCGATTAGGAAATTAGACAACTACCATGATTTGCTCATTGTTGGGAGAGGACATGGCGTGATGTCGCCATTAACAACCGGCCTTACCGATTGGAGTGAGCGTCCGGAGCTCGGTGCGATCGGAGATATTCTAGCGGAGTCGGATTTTTCGTCCACCGTATCTGTGCTAGTGATTCAACAGTATATTGGGTCATCCCAACATGAATTGACTGGATCACCGCATAGCACATCTCAATCCGACGACGAGCTTATCCATCGCCGGACATGGTCACCAAAGAAAACTGATTATATTTGA